The window CAACAATCCGGGTCGATACGAGTGGTGAGCCGGTGATTCTCGACCGACGGCGCGACGTGACATGCACTTGTCCGTCTGCCCAACGGGGTCGAGCCTCACCTCCCCCCCGACTCCAGCATTGATGGGTGACGCCCGTGTCAAAACGTCTGTTTTACTTTTGTGTCTTTGGGACGCTTGCCGTGATGGCAGCCCCTTTGCATGCACAAACCAACTCAACTCGGTCGAGCCAATCCGGTTCGGTTCGCAACGCGAGCTATATAGAGCAGAACGCTCGAGCATCGTGGCAGCCTGTCCGAGACCTCTCGCAAAAAACGGCTTCGCAGTCGACCAATGCGAATCGCCCCAAATCGGCGAATGTTCGCTTGGTGGACCACACGTCATCCTTGCCTTCTCCGCCCATGCCGCCTTCGATCAACCCGATCATTGAAGAAGGCCCGATCACTCATTCCATGCCACTGGACGGCCAGGTCATCTACGACCCAATGCTGGACGGCGGTTGCGACTCCATGCCCATGGGAAGCTGCGGTTGCGGCGACCACGGATGCGACGGTGGTTGCGGTGCGGTCAGCTACGGCGGATGCGATGGCATTGGTTGCGGCGGTGGCGTTTGTCACAACGGCGACCCGATGTGTGGCGAATACAACGACTGCGACGTGATGCGACCCTGCATGACACTCTGCTTCCCTCAGGATGGTTGGTTCTCAGCCGAGTACCTGCTGTGGTGGCAAGACGGCATGGCGTTGCCACCATTGGTGTCCACTGATGTGCTTCCTTCGCAACGTTTCCCAAATGATCCGGGTCGCGTGTTATACGGTGGACAAGATGTCTTGACCGACAACATGGACGGATTGCGTCTGAAGTTTGGATTTTGGTTGGACAAGTGCCACACTTGGGGCATCGGAGCCGAAGGTTTCGGAATCGGGGAAGAAACCGACAGCTATCGTGCCAGTGGTGCTGACTCACAATTCTTGGGTCGCCCGTTCATCAATGTGGCCAATGGCAGCGTCGAAGACCAACAACAAGTCGCTTTCCCAAACCAATTGGCAGGAACAGTGGCCGTCGATGTTGACAGCCGCTTGCGAGGATGGGGAATCAACCTACGTCACCTCCGCCGCAGCGAAACCAGCTGCAGCCAAGGCGTCTTCTGCGGTTGTCCCGAACACACCTGCGAACGATTTGAATACCTGGTCGGATTCCGGCAAGTCGAACTGCGTGAAGGCGTTCGAATCACGGAAAACCTGGCCAGCATCCCAACGGCTCCCGACACCACCGTGTTGCAGTACGACATCTTTGATGACTTCCGCACTCGCAACCAGTTCAACGGACTGGACTTGGGCTGGATGTACAAACGAACCCGTGGTTACTGGACCTTCGATGCTCTGATTCGCTTGGGCGTTGGTAACACTCGTCAACGAGTCACGATCGACGGTGAAACATCGATCGATGGCGGAGCGGCTGAAAAAGGTGGTTTGTTGGCTCAAAATTCCAACATCGGCGAGTACAGCCGGGACGAATTCTCTGTCCTGCCACAACTCGACCTGACACTGGGTTACCAAGTCACTGAACAACTTCGAGCCACCTTCGGATACACGTTCCTTTACTGGTCCAACGTTGTGCGACCTGGCGACCACATCGACCGCCGCGTCGACACGGCTCAACTGCCCAACGGCACGACTCCAGCAACACCCGTTCTGGCTGACTACCCCGCCTTCGAGTTCGACAACACCGACTACTGGGCCCAAGGCATCAGCTTCGGCGGCGAGTATCGCTGGTAGTGAAAAACATCGAGAGGTTTGGCAAGGCCTGCTGATTTGACCGGGAATCCTGAATGGGTTGCCGGGAGGAACAATTCGAAAATTTCAGCTGACTCGCAATGAATCAGCTGACGCGAATGAAGCAAACATGCCGATTACACCGAAACCGAGGGATTCGGAGCGGTGAAGGATGAAACCATTCTCCGGTGAGAACATCCAACCATCACCCAGCAACGAGCCGGTCGCGTCATCCCCATGATTTCGCGTGACGGGCTCCGGAGACGCACGCTCCCCCAACTAAGACAACAGTTTCCAGGGAATTGGACATGATCTTCCAACGCATGATCGACCGTCTGACCGGTCAAAGCCGTCGCACCCAAAAATCTGATCAAGCGAAATCCAGCCGTCGTGGTCGCCGAGGACAACGGCGTCTTCGACTGGAATCCCTGCAAAAACGGGAATTGATGGCGAGCGATTTGGCCGCCATCAGCGGCATCGCCTACATCGACAGCGATGGCAACGGAACCATGGATGGTGGAGAACCTGCCATCGAAGGTGCGTTGATCACTTTGTACCGTGACTCCAACTCCAACGGCACGCTCGAAATCGGAACCGACGTTGTCGAAGGCACCGTCACCACGGTTGCCGATGGTGCCTATCGTTTCACCAACCTGGACGGTTCCGATGCGACCGGCGTGACCGCCACCGGTGTCTACTTCCTGACGCAAGAAGACGCTCCCGGTGGGGCCGACCTCAGCGGATTGGTGTTCCCTGATACCGCCACGTTGACCATCACCGATGACACCGGGGTCACCGCCGCCACGATCGATGCGTTCTCGATTGATCAACCCTCACAACCAATCACCGAAACCGTAGCCGGCAGCACCACCACCAGCAGCAGTGGTGCGTTGACCTCCGGCGGCGATGTCATCGGTGACGAACGAGATGTGGAAATTTTTCTCGCTGCGAGAACGAGTGGTGACAGCCAATTTGAGATTGTCACGGGTTCCAGCGAATTGGTCTTCAGCAACGGTGGCGACGTTACGGCGACGCTGCTTGTGCAATACGACGGTGTCGATGCTGATGGTGGCGGACTTGCCCTGGATGCGACCGGTCTAGGCGGCGAGGACTTGTCGAACTCCGATTCAGCCGCCGGAATCGTTCTGTCTGTTCGAAGCGACCAAGTCGTGACCGACGGAGTTGAAGTCCGCGTCTACACCGATGCGGCCAACTTCTCGACCGCAACGCTGAGCTTGCCCAGCAACATCGGCGGTCCTGCTCAAGAACTGTTCGTGCCTTTCAGTTCGTTCTCCGATGTCGGCACCGGTGCTGATTTTGGTAACGTTGGTGCCATCGAAGTTTTTGTCGATGCAGTCACCAGCAACGGTGGTGCGGGTGCATCTAGTTTGGACCTGTTCGTTTCTGTTTTGGAATCGCAAAGCAGTAACGAAAACGTTCTGAACCTGGCCAGCATCCAACCGATGGAATTGGGTGGTGAAATCTTCATCGATGATGGCGGCGGAACCAACCAAACCAACCAAAATAACGGCACGCGTGATGCCGGCGAGCCCGATTTCCCAAACCCCGGTGCGGGTAATGAAATCGTGGTGGAACTTTATGCCTTGAGCGGACCAACTGATACGGTCGACGCCGGCGACACTCCGATCGCGACAACCACGGTCACCGGTGGAGCCACCTCAGGTGCCTACACCTTCACCACGCTGACCAGCGGCGATCCACTTGGCCCCGGCACCTACGCTGTTGTGATTCCTGAATCTGAATTCGCAACCGGCCAACCGCTCTTTGGACACTCCGGCAGTGGCACCGCCGCCGCGGACACCGACCTGAATGCCAATGACGACAACGACGGCACCTACGTCGATGGAATCGGCTTGGTCAGCGGTGCGATCACCTTGGAAGTCAACGGCGAACCCACCACGGACGGAACCGACAACAACACCAACTCAACCGTTGACTTTGGTGTGGTTCCCAACACCGACTTGCGAATCACCAAATCATTGGTGACCGCATCATCGAACTTGATCGCCGGCGGTACCGCGGTCTTCGACTTGGTGATCGAAAACTTGGGTCCGTTGGATGCAACCGATGTCAGCGTGGATGACTTCATTCCCGACGGACTGACCTTCGATCGAATCGAAGACAGTGGCGGTGGGGCTGTTGCCACAACCACGACAACGGAAGTTGGTGGTGCGGGCCGTGAAATCCGAACGTTCAGCGTCGGAGCCTTGGCGGCATCTGGATCAGTCACCTACCGAGTCTTCACCGACATCGACACCGATGTTTCTGCAGACCCTGAGAATGAAGCTCACGTAAGCGGATTCCAGGTAGAAGTCGACAACGACCCGACCAACCCGGATGACTCCGATCCACTATTGAATAACGTTTCGCTGGCGAACGCGGATGTTCCCATCGCGACTTTGAGCGTGACCAAAACGGACAACTTGGCAACCGTCACGGCGGGCAACCAACTGACCTATCAAATCACGGTCACCAACACCAGCACCGACAACGCAATCAACGTGACCGCACTGGACACGCTGCCAACCGGAGTGACGTTTGTTTCGGCAAGCTTCACCGACGGCTCGGGTTCGGTCAGCGAAGTGACGGCAGGTCCTGACGCCGGCAAAATCCAAATGGTGCTGGGTGATCTGGCCGCCGGTGAAGACGAAACCATCGAGATCATTGTCACCGTCGATCCAACCATCGCCGACGGTGATTCGCCACTGGACAACTCGGTTACCGCAACGGCCGACAACGCGCCAGATGTCACAACCAATGACACTACCGACGTCGTCCGCGAAGTCGACGTGACGGTCGCGAAGACAGTCATCGAAACTCGGATCCCCGATGATCGCACCGATGGCGATGACGCCGACGACATCATCGATAGCACCTCGCCATTCCAAGTGGTGGCGGGCGGCTTTGTGACCTATCAGGTCGTCGTCAGCAACTCTGGACCATCCGAAGCTCGCGGCGTTGAAGTCGTCGACATCTTGGACGATGGACTGTCATTGGTCGCCGGCAGCTTTGATGCGGGAACATCAGGGGTGACCGTGGTCCAAACGGGTCAAACACTGACCTTTACAGTTCCCGATTTGGACCCAAGCGAATCCTTGACTTTCCAATTCGAAGTCGGCATCGCCTCGGATGAATTCGATGTGATCGCCAACACGGCTACGGTCAGCACGACCGATCCCGAATCGGACTCCAACAACAACACTTCCACCGTCAACATCGATCCGGACGCCCGAATCGACTTGATTTTGGAGAAAACGGCGGCAGAAACCACCGTGGTTCCGGGTGCGGATACCGTCACCTACACCTTCACGGTTTCGCACGACGACGACAGCATCTCTGACGCGATCAACTCTCGGATCACCGACACGTTGCCCGCCGGATTGTCCAACGTCGTGATTACAGCGGCTGGTTCATCGACCTCCAACTTCAACACCACGACTCGTTTGTTGGAAGTCGAATACGCTTCGATTCCGGTTGGCACGACACGGACCTTCACGGTCACCGCCGATGTGGATCCGACCGTGACAACGGACCTGGTCAACTCCGCGAGCGTTGCCGTCCCTGGCGTGACCGAATTGGACAGCACCAACAACACCGACACCGTTACCGTGGGTGTGACTCCCGAGTTCGACCTGACAATCGCGAAAACTGTTCAGGGCGGTGCCACAACGTTCGGCCCCGATGACACGGTGACGTTCAACATTGTCGTTTCGCATGACACCAACGACGATGGAACCGAAGCTGACAACGGTGAGAGCCCATCGACGGCAACCGGTGCGATCGTGACTGACACGCTACCCGCTGGTTTAACATTCGCTTCGGCCACCTCCGGCGGTGCCGCCGTGACTCCGACCAGCACCACCAACGGTGTGATTGTCTTCCCTGAGTTCGACCTTGCTCCTGGCACCACTCGAACGCTGACGATCACCGCGACGGTTGATGATGATGCATCCGGAGCCATCACGAACAATGTTTCGATTGCAACGGACGCTGGTGAAACCCAAACCGACAACAACTCGGCATCCGTCCCGGTCACGGTTGTTCCTGAAGCCAACGTCCGAGTCACCAAAACGGTTGACGTGACCACTGCTCAAACCGGTGCGGAACTGACTTACACCGTGATCGTGTTCAACGATGGCCCTTCGCCAGCAGCCGCCGTGACCGCGGTCGATACGCTGCCAGCAGGATTGACCTTCGTTAGCGGTACGGGACCAAGCGGAGCCTTGTCAGCAACAGGGCAAACGGTCACCGTTAATGGCGGCACCATTGCATCAGGCAGTTCGTTCCAGTTCACCATTGTTGCTTCTGTCAACGATGGAGTGACGGCTGACCAGGTCAACAGCGTGACGGTCTCCACCACCACGGCGGAAACCAACACCACTGACAACACGGCTTCGGCAACCACAGCCATTGATCAAGCAATCAATGAGATCTCCGGCAATGTCTACCGCGATGCCAACCGAAATGGTGTTCGGGACGCGGGTGAAGTGGGCTACGAAGGTGTCCAGCTGCAACTGACCGGAACGTTGTCAGACGGAAGCACGTTCACTCCTGTGACCGTGACCACCGACGCCAATGGCGAGTACCTGTTCGAAGACTTGTTGCCGGGCAAATACCAAGTGACTCGATTGTCATTGCCAAGCGGCACGAGCGACGGACCTGAATTCCCGAGCTCCGCAGAAGGAGCTTTGGGCAACGGTGAAAGCATCGACGACATTGATGTCGGTGGTACCAACCCGACCGTTGTTCCGTTGACCGACTTCACGGTCGTCGACAACAGCAAACGCAGCTTCCTGGCATCGTTCATGCAAACGCCAGGCATTCAGAACCGTCCGACGGATCGCTGATCCTTAGGACTGAAGAAAACTCGCGACAACAAATCGATGCCGGGCAACGGGGAGCCGGTGGAACGCTCGGATCGATTTCGTGAGTCAAGCCCGGCCTTTTTCGGGGGGAAAAGGTCGGGCTTTTTCATGCGCTGACAGCTAGCTGGAAGGAATGTCGCCGGAGCGAGTTCCCAGGTCGAGTCGATGTATCGCCGCTCGCCCGTAGGCCAGGTCCCAACCTGGCACTCGAGCCAATGCTTTGGCACAAAGCGAGGCCTTACCACGTCTCAACGTTCGATCCACGTCGCCGTTCATCTGACCGCCCGCATTCGTCAGATGGAACCTGCACCGCATCAACGCGAACCGGTTTCACGCGTCGCGACCAAGCCACATGGCGACTTGGCCCGCGTTTGGTCTTGACGCCAAGGACGTGGATTGACGATCCGTTCGGTTGGACACGCCAAAATCTTGAGCGAATCCGATCTAGAACGGAAAAAAAATGCCAGCCCCGACCAACCAACCAATCGCAACGCACCTTTCGCGGTTCTGCAGCCACCACCTGTTTTGCAATTCACTCATCGCAACATTGATTTTGTTGTTGAGTTTATTTTGTGAAACACAAAGCGCGCACGCTCAGCAATATGCGGTTGTCCCGGTCAATGGAAACGCACTCGATCCGTACGCCACCGCGGCCTACAACAGCGGAACGCAAGGCGGAGGTTTCTTGGCTGGATTTCCAAATCAATCCTTTCCGCCCACGTTGTTCACAACCAATGCGGCGACCCAAGATCGATTTTGGTTGCGAACGGACTACATCCGATGGATGGCCGATGGCATAGAGACGCCGGCATTGGTGACCACCAGCCCCGACGGAACGGCCCAGAGCGATGCTGGTGTTTTGGGACTGGCAACCACCACGACTCTGTACGGTGGCGAGATCAATGACGAGAGCACCAACGGAATTCGATTCCGCGGTGGTTTCTTCGTCACCCCTGCCTCGGCGTTCGGAATTGAAGGGGAGTACTTTCGAATCGGATCCAACGATTCCGGATTCAGTCGCAATGGTGGAACGCAAATCCTGGCTCGTCCATTCTACCGAACTGACACCGACATCGAGACAGCTCAGCTGATCAACTACCCCACCGTGGTCGATGGCAATTTGTCGATCGGTGCCAGCTCCAAACTCAATTCTTACTTAGTCAATGGCCGCGTTGCGCTTTGCCCTACTTGCGGCGGCAACTGCGTGACTTGCCGCAATACCGATCGCGTCGATTGGCTGGTCGGGTATCGGCGTATCGAACTGGATGAAGCCCTGACGTTTTCCGAAACACTGGAATCGCAACTGACCGCAGCCCCGGGAACGATCGTTTTGAACGAAGCGTTTCGGACCAGCAACGAATTTGACGGATTGCAATTGGGAGTGGTCTACCAAGCCAATTTGAAACGGATCTGGCTCGAGAGTCTCTTGCGAGTTGCGGTCGGCTCCACCAAGCAAACTGTTTCAATCAACGGGAACACGTCGATCACTGAGTCGGGTGTGACAGACAACTACGCCGGTGGACTTTACGCCCAACGCGATAACTCAGGAACCTTCAGTCGCGACGAGTTCACGATGGTTCCCGAAATCGGATTCACCCTCGGCGTTCACTTGACGAGTTGCTTAGACGCGACCGTTGGATACTCATTGCTGTACCTACCCAACGTCGTACGACCAGGCGACCAAATTGATCGCGATGTGGATCCGGACCTGCTAGCTCCACCGGGGATCGTGACGTCTCCTTCCCGGCCCGAATTTCGATTCATCCAAAATGATTATGTGGCTCACGGGTTGAGCTTCGGCGGTCAGTTGCGATTTTAACACACCGGATTGTAAAGGCTGGTCGGCTACACTGAATGGAATCCACCACAACGATTTCATATCAGCAGTGATGATCCATGCCCCACCGGAACGAATCGGTCGCCTTCGTCTCTGCTAGCATCGCAGCCCTCCTGCTGCTCGGAATCTCTGGTTGCAACAAGACAGATCTTCCCGACCAACGGCCAACCGAGCGGTCGCGTCCAACCGCAGCGACCACTGATTCGGAAGCGAATGCCGAAGTCTCAGAAGACATCCATTCAGCCGCCGATTCGCAACCTTCGCTGCAACATGCTCAGCAACTTCTTGCATTGGGAAAATCACCCGAGGCCTTGCGAGAACTTCATTCACTGCTGCTGAAAGACCCCGATCAACTGGATGTGATCGCGCTGACAGCTCAAACCGAACGATCGCTCGGTAACATGGAATCCGCAATCGCGTTGCTGGACGAATTCGCAGCACGTTTGCCTGAACATGAACGAACGTTGCTTTCCAATTCGGCGGCGTGGTCAGCCGAAACTGGTAACTACCACGCTGCCATCAAACATTATCAAAGACTATTGAAAGCCGACCCCGCCGACGTCATGTCGTTGCGATCAATCGCGGCACTGCAAAACGAAATCGGGCATCGATTCGAAGCGAACGAACACCTTCGTCGTCTGATGCAACTTTCCCCCATGACGACGGTCGAATTGCTGTGCTTGGTGAATCCAGGGCAACAGATTCACGACAGCCAACAATCCAGAGCCAAGCCGAGTCAAAAAGCACTCGCGATGGCTTATGAACACTTGGATGAAAACCAATTCCAACGTGCACTTGGGACTCTGGAAGACTCACCCAGTTTCATCGCTCGCGTTCCGGCGCTGCTGACGCTGCGAACTAGAATTTTGGCCGAGATGGGCCGATTGGACGAAGTGGCCATTGCCTTGGCAGATGCACCCAAACAATGCCAAGCATTTCCCGACTACTGGATTGGAGTGGGCATCTGGCACCAAACCAATCGCGATTTGGATAATGCCATCCAAGCGTTTCAGAAAGCGGTTGAGCTCGAACCTCTTCACCAAACAGCGCTCCGACGACTCGCCACAGCTCTTCAAAGCGATGGTTCCAATCAAGTGGCATCACGAGTGAATGAACGGGCTCAACTAGCAAAGGATCTTTCTGAACTGGCAGCTTCCACCGTGAACAGACAAGGCAACGTGGGTCGATCATGCCAAATCTTGTCCCAGCAACTGCAACGAATTGGTTTGCCGTTTCAATCTTTGGCCTGGCAATTCAATGCCATCGCCTACACCACGCCGCAGCAAGCTCGGGTGGATCAACATCTCGCTTCGTTGAAACATCTCAAACAGTCTCTCAACTATTCGGAGACGCAACTCGCACAACGCATCGGATTGCCTCTCGCCAATCCATCCGAAACCGACTGGGATTCGCTGGTCGCATCTCGCGAATTGGCGATCGAACCGAATCGAATTGCCGAACAAGAAACCCAGCCTTCGCAACAATCGATTCAACCTCACTTCGAAAGCATCGCCTCTCGAGTTGGCTTGATTTTTCAATATCGCAACGCGTCACCACCTGTCGAGAAACACTTCCTTTTGCACCAACCGCTTGGATCGGGTCTGGCATGCTTCGACTACGACCTTGATGGAAACACCGACGTCTACGCGGCGCAAGGTGATGGTGATGCGATTGAACCTGGAATGTCTCCCAACTACTTAGCTCGTCATCTCGGCGATTCATTCATCGATGTCACCGCTTTCGCGGAAGTGGATGATCGCGGTTACTCCATGGCGTTGACGACCGGCGATATCAACCAAGACGGATTCGAGGATCTGGTAGTCGGCAACATGCGTCGCAACAGCCTCTTCCTCAATCAAGGCGACGGTACATTTCGATCCGTCAGTGTCGACAGTAGCTGGGAGGATGGACGTTACACGACGGGTTTGGCGATCGCTGACGTGACGGGTGATTCACTACCTGACATCATCGAAATCAACTATGTCGATGACAAACGAATCTTTGATTCAATTCAGTTCGATTCCAATGGCCATCCCATCCGCCTTCCCGGCCCAATGCAGTTCTCCGCGGCGGAAGACCGAGTGTTCTTAAGTCATCCAGCCGGATCGTTTGAAGGTCAACCAATTCGAGAACTCGCTGCTTCCTCGACCGATGCACATCGCGGAATGGGACTGGTCGTCGGTGACTTCGATGCCGATGGCGACAACGAAATGTTCGTCGCGAACGACCAAACCCAAAACCAACTTTGGAACCGAACCTCAGGCGGACTTCAGGACGACACCGACAAATCACTTCGCCCAAAATTTCAGGACATTGGAATCCTCAGCGGTGTGGCGAACGGAGTAACTGGTCAGCCACTCGCTAGCATGGGGATTGCGGCAGGCGACTTCGATGGCAACCAGTCACTCGACTTTCATGTCACCAACTTTGACGACGAGTTGTCCAATCTTTATCTGCAACAATCTGATCATCTCTATTCAGATGGCGTCTTCGCAACCGGGTTGGACCAGCATTCTCGAACGATGCTTGGCTTCGGAACGCAGACGATTGATTTCGAGAATGACGGTGATTGGGACCTCGTCGTTGCCAACGGCGACATCGAGGATCGTCGTCCAACGAAACCCTCGTTCCAAATGCCGACGCAGTTGCTGGTCAACCAAAACCAACGCTGGGGCTCAACGACTCCGGAAGACTCGACCGGCTATTTTGCTGGTGAACACTTAGCCCGTTCTGTCGCTCGCTTGGACTGGAACCGAGATGGCCTGACCGACCTTTTGGTTGGCGATTTGATGGAACCGTTGACGTTGCTCGAAAATCAAACGAACTCCGACCATCGTTGGTTGCAACTCAAACTCATCGGAACGCAAACAGAACGAGATGCCATTGGTGCCAGAGTGCATTTCCATCTCGATGACACCCAACTCCTGCGCACAGTGCAGACCGGCGACGGCTACATGAGTCGAAACGAGAATCTCATTTCGATCGGCATTCCTACTAACCAACACTTGCACCGGATTGATATCGTTTGGCCAAGTGGATTGCACCAGTCATTTGACAACGTCGCAACGGAACGACGAGGGTTGATCATCGAAAGCCAACCACAGATACATTGGTTGCATTTTGCACCCCCAATTCCGAATACCTAACTCTTGCCAGCATCTTTCATCAGCGATTAGGCTTGGATGGTGTTGATTCATTCCCCCCACTCTGAGTTTATCTATGAAAGCTACAAAAACCTTTTTCGCGTTGCTCGTGTTCGCCGGTTCACTTTCGGTAGTCGGGTGTGCTCCCGACGACAGCACCACTCAAATTGAGCCCCCGGCTGAATTCAGCTACGACGACAGCTCTTACGAACAAGAGATGGACAGCGCGACTGACGCTCAGCAAGAGTAAGCAAAAGAAATTCTTTCAGAATTTTCGTCACAACCCAACATTGTTTTGATGTTGGGTTTTTTCATGCGCGTTCGCGCAGTTGAAATGGAAATAGATCCCAGTGGACGCATCCACCGGCAAGAGACCCACAGCTCGAAACCGCCGTATTCGTTGACAAAAAGCACATTTTCAATGTCTTCCGTCACGGCTTCATAAATCGCATTCCATTCTGTCAGTGCAGATCCACAACCCAAACGGAGCACAGTCGAACACCCCAAAAAAACCAACTGCGACCACCGCAGTACCACTGCGCTTCGAATTACGCGGTTCAAACGCCCTTAAGTCTTCCGTACCTTTCGTCCGTAACAGTATGTAGGTGTTGGCATTCGTTGTTATCAAACCCCAACGCCTGTTTCTCTTTCTTCTTCTCGATATCTATCTTAGGAGTGCGAAATGGTTCGCAATCGAACAAGAGCTTCCGGCTTTACGCTCGTTGAGCTGCTGGTGGTTATCGCCATCATTGGTGTTCTCGTTGGGCTGTTGTTGCCCGCCGTCCAAGCTGCCCGCGAAGCAGCCCGCCGGATGCAATGCAGCAATAACTTCAAGCAAATTGGATTGGGCATCCACAACTACCACTCGGCCTACAACGCTTTGCCACAGCAAGCAGGCGG of the Rhodopirellula baltica SH 1 genome contains:
- a CDS encoding FG-GAP-like repeat-containing protein, which codes for MPHRNESVAFVSASIAALLLLGISGCNKTDLPDQRPTERSRPTAATTDSEANAEVSEDIHSAADSQPSLQHAQQLLALGKSPEALRELHSLLLKDPDQLDVIALTAQTERSLGNMESAIALLDEFAARLPEHERTLLSNSAAWSAETGNYHAAIKHYQRLLKADPADVMSLRSIAALQNEIGHRFEANEHLRRLMQLSPMTTVELLCLVNPGQQIHDSQQSRAKPSQKALAMAYEHLDENQFQRALGTLEDSPSFIARVPALLTLRTRILAEMGRLDEVAIALADAPKQCQAFPDYWIGVGIWHQTNRDLDNAIQAFQKAVELEPLHQTALRRLATALQSDGSNQVASRVNERAQLAKDLSELAASTVNRQGNVGRSCQILSQQLQRIGLPFQSLAWQFNAIAYTTPQQARVDQHLASLKHLKQSLNYSETQLAQRIGLPLANPSETDWDSLVASRELAIEPNRIAEQETQPSQQSIQPHFESIASRVGLIFQYRNASPPVEKHFLLHQPLGSGLACFDYDLDGNTDVYAAQGDGDAIEPGMSPNYLARHLGDSFIDVTAFAEVDDRGYSMALTTGDINQDGFEDLVVGNMRRNSLFLNQGDGTFRSVSVDSSWEDGRYTTGLAIADVTGDSLPDIIEINYVDDKRIFDSIQFDSNGHPIRLPGPMQFSAAEDRVFLSHPAGSFEGQPIRELAASSTDAHRGMGLVVGDFDADGDNEMFVANDQTQNQLWNRTSGGLQDDTDKSLRPKFQDIGILSGVANGVTGQPLASMGIAAGDFDGNQSLDFHVTNFDDELSNLYLQQSDHLYSDGVFATGLDQHSRTMLGFGTQTIDFENDGDWDLVVANGDIEDRRPTKPSFQMPTQLLVNQNQRWGSTTPEDSTGYFAGEHLARSVARLDWNRDGLTDLLVGDLMEPLTLLENQTNSDHRWLQLKLIGTQTERDAIGARVHFHLDDTQLLRTVQTGDGYMSRNENLISIGIPTNQHLHRIDIVWPSGLHQSFDNVATERRGLIIESQPQIHWLHFAPPIPNT